The Vulpes vulpes isolate BD-2025 chromosome 10, VulVul3, whole genome shotgun sequence genome has a window encoding:
- the CMKLR1 gene encoding chemerin-like receptor 1 produces the protein MGDEDYNTSLTYDDEYSDDFDPIMVLDESSPLEGKVARIFLVVVYSIVCFLGILGNGLVIVIATFKMKKTVNAVWFLNLAVADFLFNIFLPIHIAYAAMDYHWVFGTAMCKISNFLLIHNMYTSVFLLTAISFDRCISVLLPVWSQNHRSVRLASVACALIWVLAFFLSSPSLIFRDTALVHEKISCFNNFSLSASGSAPWPAHSRLDPVGFSRHMVVTVTRFLCGFLVPVLIITACYFTIVCKLRRNRLAKTRKPFKVIVTIITTFFLCWCPYHMLYLLELHHAAMPGSVFSLGLPLATAIAIANSCMNPILYVFMGQDFKKFKVALFSRLVNALSEDTVHSSYPSHRSFTKMSSMNDRETSML, from the coding sequence ATGGGGGACGAGGATTACAACACCTCCCTCACCTACGACGATGAGTACTCGGATGATTTTGACCCCATCATGGTTTTGGATGAGTCTTCTCCCCTGGAAGGCAAGGTGGCCAGGATCTTCCTGGTGGTGGTCTACAGCATCGTCTGCTTCCTCGGGATCCTGGGCAACGGGCTGGTGATCGTCATCGCTACCTTCAAGATGAAGAAGACGGTGAACGCCGTCTGGTTCCTCAACCTGGCCGTGGCGGACTTCCTGTTCAACATCTTCCTCCCAATCCACATCGCCTACGCCGCCATGGACTACCACTGGGTTTTTGGGACGGCCATGTGCAAGATCAGCAACTTCCTGCTCATCCACAACATGTACACCAGCGTCTTCCTGCTGACCGCCATCAGCTTCGACCGCTGCATCTCCGTGCTCCTCCCCGTCTGGTCCCAGAACCACCGCAGCGTGCGGCTGGCCTCCGTGGCCTGCGCGCTTATCTGGGTCCTGGCTTTCTTCCTGAGCTCCCCGTCCCTCATCTTCCGGGACACAGCCCTCGTGCACGAGAAAATATCCTGCTTTAACAACTTCAGCCTGTCTGCGTCCGGCTCCGCGCCGTGGCCTGCCCACTCCCGCCTGGACCCCGTGGGCTTCAGCCGGCACATGGTGGTGACCGTCACCCGCTTCCTCTGTGGCTTCCTGGTCCCCGTGCTCATCATCACAGCCTGCTACTTCACCATCGTCTGCAAGCTGCGGCGCAACCGCCTGGCCAAGACCAGGAAGCCCTTCAAGGTCATCGTGACCATCATCAccaccttcttcctctgctggtgCCCCTACCACATGCTCTACCTGCTGGAGCTACACCACGCCGCCATGCCCGGCTCTGTCTTCAGCCTGGGCTTGCCCCTGGCCACGGCCATTGCCATTGCCAACAGCTGCATGAACCCCATTCTGTATGTCTTCATGGGCCAGGACTTCAAGAAGTTCAAGGTGGCCCTCTTCTCCCGCTTGGTCAATGCTCTGAGCGAGGACACAGTCCACTCCTCCTACCCCAGCCACAGGAGCTTTACCAAGATGTCATCAATGAATGACAGGGAGACCAGCATGCTTTGA